Proteins encoded in a region of the Rutidosis leptorrhynchoides isolate AG116_Rl617_1_P2 chromosome 9, CSIRO_AGI_Rlap_v1, whole genome shotgun sequence genome:
- the LOC139865601 gene encoding uncharacterized protein, with the protein MSAIETMAVASNDEYTAKICGHCARAIPSSNIDLHYFHCSRNLEKCKICGDMVPKKHAEEHYSNTHAPVSCSLCHELIEPDNLDAHKSQKCPQRMATCDYCEFPLPAIDLFEHQEVCGNRTELCHLCNRYIRLRERSAHEVSCNGVPNTTIESSRVAREVERDRARRRRPPPRDFSTRRLLFTIAISGIAILLGSFIFQAKPDQDQVH; encoded by the exons ATGTCTGCAATCGAGACAATGGCCGTCGCTTCTAATGATGAGTACACTGCCAAAATTTGCGGTCACTG TGCCAGAGCTATTCCCTCCTCAAACATTGACCTGCATTACTTTCACTGTTCCCGCAATTTAGAAAAATGTAAAATATGTGGTGATATGGTTCCCAAAAAGCATGCTGAGGAACATTACTCAAACACTCATGCTCCG GTATCTTGTTCTCTATGCCATGAGTTGATTGAACCTGATAATTTAGATGCCCACAAAAGTCAAAAATGCCCTCAGCGAATGGCAACTTGTGATTACTGCGAGTTTCCCTTGCCTGCAATTGATCTGTTTGAGCACCAG GAAGTTTGTGGAAATAGAACCGAACTATGTCATCTGTGTAACAGATATATTCGACTTCGAGAAAGAAGTGCTCATGAAGTTTCATGCAATGGTGTCCCAAATACTACAATCGAATCTTCCAG GGTTGCGAGGGAAGTTGAACGAGATCGTGCTCGTAGAAGAAGGCCACCTCCACGTGACTTCTCTACACGAAGGCTTCTGTTCACCATAGCGATAAGTGGCATCGCAATTCTGCTAGGATCATTTATTTTCCAAGCCAAACCGGACCAGGATCAGGTGCATTAA